Proteins from a single region of Weeksella virosa DSM 16922:
- a CDS encoding VanZ family protein, protein MPMHTKNWLAHKINYPKTIFYCYLTFLILVTQMPSRSAGSFSKISFFKFFFTFQHTDKIVHFILFFCLAILVYNAYKLRYLEVFFVTFTVSFLVEIAQHLLPFGRSFDWYDLLANALGALIAIAILWLFYPIKKLPKSQKS, encoded by the coding sequence ATGCCGATGCATACAAAGAATTGGTTGGCGCATAAAATAAACTATCCTAAAACGATATTTTATTGTTACCTAACTTTTCTTATTTTGGTGACTCAAATGCCATCAAGATCAGCAGGAAGTTTCAGTAAAATATCGTTTTTTAAATTTTTTTTTACCTTTCAACATACCGATAAGATTGTTCATTTCATCCTATTCTTTTGCTTGGCAATCTTGGTCTATAATGCGTATAAATTACGCTATTTAGAAGTGTTTTTCGTTACATTTACTGTTAGTTTTCTGGTAGAAATTGCTCAACACCTATTACCTTTCGGTAGGAGTTTCGATTGGTACGATTTGTTGGCAAATGCACTAGGAGCACTTATAGCAATTGCTATTTTATGGCTTTTCTATCCGATTAAGAAGCTTCCAAAATCACAGAAGTCATAA
- the gcvH gene encoding glycine cleavage system protein GcvH — protein sequence MSFPTNLKYSKDHEWVAVEGDIATIGITAFAQGELGDIVYVDVETEGETLNKEEVFGTVEAVKTVSDLFMPISGEIISFNADLESSPENINTDPYGEGWIIKVKIENADELNDLLDADAYKELVGA from the coding sequence ATGAGTTTTCCAACAAATTTAAAGTACAGTAAAGACCACGAATGGGTGGCCGTTGAAGGAGATATTGCAACCATCGGGATCACCGCTTTCGCACAAGGAGAGTTAGGTGACATCGTTTATGTTGACGTAGAAACAGAAGGCGAAACCCTAAACAAAGAAGAGGTTTTCGGGACTGTAGAAGCAGTAAAAACAGTTTCTGATTTGTTTATGCCAATCAGTGGAGAAATAATTTCTTTCAATGCAGATTTAGAGTCATCACCAGAAAATATCAATACAGATCCTTACGGAGAAGGTTGGATTATCAAAGTAAAAATCGAAAATGCAGATGAACTGAACGATTTATTGGATGCCGATGCATACAAAGAATTGGTTGGCGCATAA
- the sov gene encoding T9SS outer membrane translocon Sov/SprA, producing MRQNIYSIAFVLQTLLVFFGLCNVVDAQEQDTLKFPFNHQSGGLFLDNQIEYTVEYDAVYGRYILYPMIGTSMVAEPIYLSRKEYLALVQSQEINKYYRIKSQTNDQYYRELQFGDKEQDKLANIIPTFQVKSRAFESIFGGNEISLTPQGYANIDLGVFLQKIDNPMLLPQNRNTLTIDLQQRMQLSVLGKVGENLQLKMNYDTQSGFAFENQTKLQWRKAIANKLDPFAGDDDILQNVELGNISMPLTNSLIKGSQSLFGVRTDLKFGNTNVTAVFSEQRSEGKSITVQGGGVMSEFTIYAENYEYNKHFFLGHYFRNNYDRALKNYPGIASQTNITRIEVWKIDRSGGNVNNRRSIIALRDLGEDNTTSYPVNGAIYNSVSSLIGSDRNISNARNLLNGYSYNGQTFVDGEHYAINENVRKLDPSEYTFHPQLGYITLNSPLVDGDDLLAISYQYQVGNQVYSVGDMSDGGSTTLITKLIKPNAVINTKSPTWDLMMKNIYSLNAYGLDPQDFTMNIMFKDNGQNSSGTVNYLPNTNIADQTLLQVLHMDRLNQSGQPQENREGTTTTYGDGKFDFVSGITVDVQRGAIIFTTVEPFGKYLRNQLDPNIADQYVFDGIYTKLPATLIQEKLANRYSLTGRYKGTVGDGVALGAFNVPQGSVVVTANGQTLTEGVDYTVDYQLGRVKIINQQLKDSGTPINISMENQATFNLQKKRFIGLNAEHHFSEKFVVGATMVNYQERPMTQKTQFGSEAVNNTIFGVNTQINTQSEWLTRMANYLPGVQTEDPSNITFNAEGAYLLPGINKATEGYSYIDDFEDAQTNISLMDPNSWKFASTPGRPAGVSFNIHPYFPNGNQTDNLAFNNGRKMLSWYTIDPRFYGLGGASPLSDNDISNHRSRRVEMKELFDQRDIMAGTQSYLSTFDMTFYPQIRGPYNINPNQNDTESWGATMRALTVSNLVENNVEYIEFWMMDPYADGHGGDGELLIHLGSVSEDILKDGELAFENGMPFPGSSYEAKETSWGKTPKSTPLLYTFETEGENRKIQDLGFNGLTDAEEATKYNFTETNPITGELDPANDNYLFFLDKRYDGHQNGRTVQGRYQYYRNPQGNSSTDNPLHASSLRPDTEDINEDFNLDQTENYLQYTLKINRQALEDPNNSKIVARKEVKVRFANGKDSTVKWYQVRIPVDGFDLDVDNDGVDDILQDNIDQAQSVLTSARYMRMVMRGFQEETTLRFGTFDMVRSEWRRYTKNIYPDQGIAGAEGQAEDSFVGDLEIGEVNLEQNSNSQPRYTLPPGVSREHLQGATGYQNMNESSMTIKTKFRGPSSAKGVIKNVNLDLRRYKKIEMFVSAQNLLDVTNNQLDETTKLFIRFGSDYADNYYEYELPLKYTPRSATSVNDIWPEENFISLLSDYFIDAKKLRDTENFVNNQRFAYTVDETNPNKIIYVKGRPTLGNVSSLMIGLRSVGGAAEKEVLVWVNELRLSDIDNKGGYAANASLTFNLGDFANVQLAGRVLSNGFGAVDQGPIERSQEDIKEYSVNVDAKLDKLMPKKWNMEVPFNFTMTESFIDPKYNPLDNDILMNEAPNKKELAKTVRQYTRYKSYSFSNIRKIRNPNSRQPHRFYDPSNFALSFSYADEYYRDIYTKYNINQNLRASLNYNYGFRFKSIEPFKSWHAVHDTAKSAKYLRFIKEFNLNPVPTRFSFRTDINRTYTENQYRDLSSYTGGNSLLMPAMYSSNFLFGWQYNLGFDLTRSLRVDLTSSTQTLNDGTAFYKLDQNLIWQNLFSVGRPVNYDQQLQVNYKLPFRFLPYANWVNMEFGFTSSYNWRAYSRGMSIFEDENGRMRNLGNGTAQNSNTITLLGDFDFQKFYPEFKGYRQYDSIRKGRQSEIDSINNANAERANSKFRRRLNNQKFKFKNQYRMKDIAWMVLGSLKKSQFNYSQNNGAVVPGLYGEPGFFGMASGMPGFGFVYGTDFDIKRTFVERGYITNDELMLEPYQIMKSSNFTATALIEPMPDFRIDLDVKRNKDYRNYHSGFNLLGNQYNGFINEMANLNISNISVRTAFTNRDEMYQNFRTNVVVIGSGENEESFSRYDVILPAFVSAIEGKSAKKQSKDWNRKIPAPNWRIAYTGLTNMPIISKWFDQVEITHSYLSSYTVSGVQSNIFYNNPSVHLPSANSNSPYLFTSVAMVEAFNPLVGVDVTLRNNFQFRAQYNRDRLLQLNFDSYTINEDYGNEIIAGFGYIFKDLKFKMRYQGRTKTVRGDLNIRGDFSVRDNESRLRKFSFGNEDSQIVGGQKIMKFMFSADYNLSQNLNIKFYWDQNISKYKLSTAYPISTIRTGLSATFTFGN from the coding sequence TTGAGACAAAATATATACTCTATCGCCTTTGTTCTACAAACATTACTTGTATTTTTTGGTTTATGTAATGTCGTAGATGCACAAGAACAAGACACCCTGAAATTTCCGTTTAATCATCAATCGGGAGGATTATTTCTAGATAATCAAATCGAATATACGGTAGAATATGATGCTGTGTATGGTCGATATATTTTATATCCAATGATAGGAACCTCTATGGTTGCCGAACCGATTTATTTATCCAGAAAAGAATATTTAGCTTTAGTGCAAAGCCAAGAAATCAATAAATATTATCGAATAAAATCGCAAACCAACGATCAATACTATCGAGAATTACAGTTTGGTGATAAGGAACAGGATAAATTAGCCAATATTATACCGACCTTTCAAGTAAAATCAAGAGCATTCGAAAGTATTTTCGGTGGGAATGAAATTTCACTTACTCCACAAGGATATGCCAACATAGATTTAGGTGTTTTTTTACAAAAAATAGACAACCCAATGTTGCTGCCACAAAACAGAAACACACTAACAATCGATCTACAACAAAGAATGCAGCTTAGTGTTTTGGGTAAAGTAGGAGAAAACCTACAGCTCAAAATGAATTACGACACACAATCAGGGTTTGCTTTCGAGAATCAGACTAAACTACAATGGCGTAAAGCCATAGCGAATAAGTTAGACCCTTTTGCAGGAGATGATGATATTTTGCAAAATGTAGAACTAGGAAACATTTCCATGCCATTAACAAACTCACTGATCAAAGGCTCGCAATCTCTGTTTGGGGTACGAACCGATCTGAAATTCGGGAATACCAACGTGACAGCTGTTTTTTCTGAACAAAGATCAGAAGGGAAAAGCATCACCGTGCAAGGTGGAGGTGTGATGAGTGAGTTTACAATCTACGCAGAAAACTACGAGTACAACAAGCACTTCTTCTTAGGGCATTACTTCAGAAATAACTATGACCGCGCCCTGAAGAACTATCCAGGTATAGCAAGCCAAACCAACATTACACGCATAGAAGTTTGGAAAATTGATCGATCTGGAGGAAATGTAAATAATCGACGCTCGATTATTGCTCTGCGAGATTTGGGTGAGGACAATACAACATCTTATCCAGTAAATGGAGCGATATATAATTCTGTTTCATCGCTTATCGGTAGCGATAGAAATATTAGCAATGCACGAAATCTACTTAACGGCTATTCGTATAACGGACAAACTTTTGTCGATGGAGAACACTACGCAATAAATGAGAATGTTAGGAAATTAGACCCAAGTGAGTATACCTTTCATCCACAGCTGGGCTACATAACTTTAAATTCACCATTGGTAGATGGAGATGATTTATTAGCAATTTCTTACCAATACCAAGTAGGAAATCAGGTTTACAGTGTCGGGGATATGTCAGATGGTGGAAGCACTACATTAATTACCAAACTCATCAAACCAAATGCAGTGATCAATACAAAATCACCAACCTGGGATTTGATGATGAAAAATATTTATTCGCTGAATGCATATGGGTTAGATCCTCAGGATTTTACGATGAATATCATGTTCAAAGATAACGGGCAAAATTCATCAGGTACAGTCAACTATTTACCAAATACCAATATAGCAGATCAGACACTCTTGCAAGTCCTCCATATGGACCGCCTAAACCAATCTGGTCAACCACAAGAAAATAGAGAAGGAACGACAACAACGTACGGAGATGGTAAATTCGACTTTGTAAGTGGAATAACAGTCGATGTACAACGTGGTGCAATTATCTTTACAACAGTAGAACCATTTGGTAAATATCTTCGCAATCAACTAGATCCAAACATCGCCGATCAGTATGTGTTTGATGGAATATATACCAAACTACCCGCAACCTTAATTCAAGAAAAACTAGCCAACCGATATAGTCTTACTGGTCGATACAAAGGTACCGTTGGCGATGGAGTAGCATTAGGCGCTTTCAACGTACCGCAAGGTTCGGTTGTGGTTACGGCCAATGGACAAACCCTAACAGAAGGAGTAGATTATACTGTGGATTACCAATTGGGACGTGTGAAAATCATTAATCAACAATTAAAAGACTCAGGCACACCGATCAATATTAGTATGGAGAATCAGGCAACATTCAACCTACAAAAAAAACGCTTCATTGGGTTGAATGCTGAACATCACTTCTCGGAAAAGTTTGTCGTAGGTGCAACCATGGTCAATTATCAAGAGAGACCGATGACCCAGAAAACACAATTTGGTAGTGAAGCTGTAAACAACACAATTTTTGGGGTTAATACCCAGATCAATACGCAAAGCGAATGGTTAACCAGAATGGCAAATTATCTACCGGGCGTACAAACAGAAGATCCGTCGAATATTACCTTCAATGCAGAAGGAGCATATTTGTTGCCAGGTATCAATAAAGCGACAGAAGGCTACTCGTATATTGACGATTTTGAAGATGCACAAACCAACATCAGTTTGATGGATCCCAACAGCTGGAAGTTTGCCAGTACACCAGGAAGACCAGCCGGAGTGAGCTTCAATATACATCCCTATTTCCCGAACGGCAACCAGACCGATAACTTGGCATTCAACAATGGTAGAAAAATGTTGTCTTGGTATACGATTGATCCCCGTTTCTATGGATTAGGAGGTGCGTCACCTCTTTCGGATAATGATATTTCTAATCATCGTTCTCGACGTGTAGAGATGAAAGAATTATTCGATCAACGCGATATTATGGCAGGAACCCAATCCTACCTAAGTACCTTTGATATGACGTTTTATCCACAAATTAGAGGGCCGTACAACATCAATCCGAACCAAAATGATACCGAGAGCTGGGGAGCAACGATGCGTGCTTTGACGGTTTCTAACCTTGTCGAAAACAATGTAGAATATATAGAGTTTTGGATGATGGATCCATACGCAGACGGTCATGGTGGCGATGGTGAATTATTAATCCATTTAGGAAGCGTATCAGAAGATATTCTAAAAGATGGTGAATTGGCTTTCGAGAATGGAATGCCTTTCCCAGGAAGTTCGTACGAAGCAAAAGAAACTTCTTGGGGTAAAACGCCAAAATCGACACCACTTCTCTATACTTTCGAAACGGAAGGAGAAAACAGAAAAATCCAAGATTTAGGTTTCAATGGGTTAACGGATGCCGAAGAAGCAACAAAATATAATTTCACCGAAACCAATCCGATTACAGGAGAACTTGACCCTGCGAACGACAATTATCTTTTCTTTCTAGATAAACGATATGATGGACATCAAAATGGGAGAACGGTACAAGGACGTTATCAATATTATCGAAATCCACAAGGAAACTCTTCAACCGATAATCCACTGCATGCTTCTAGTTTGCGTCCCGATACAGAAGATATTAATGAAGATTTTAATCTAGACCAGACAGAAAATTATCTTCAATATACCCTGAAAATTAATCGTCAAGCGTTGGAAGATCCTAACAACTCGAAAATTGTTGCCCGAAAAGAAGTAAAAGTACGTTTTGCCAACGGGAAAGATTCTACCGTAAAATGGTACCAAGTTCGGATTCCTGTTGATGGTTTTGACCTTGATGTAGACAATGACGGGGTAGATGACATCTTACAAGATAATATAGATCAGGCACAAAGTGTTCTTACTTCTGCTCGCTATATGAGAATGGTGATGCGTGGTTTCCAAGAAGAAACAACCTTGCGTTTTGGTACTTTTGATATGGTGCGAAGCGAATGGAGACGTTATACCAAAAATATTTATCCTGATCAAGGGATTGCTGGTGCAGAAGGACAAGCAGAAGATAGTTTTGTTGGAGATCTAGAAATTGGGGAAGTAAACTTAGAACAAAATAGTAATTCTCAACCACGCTATACATTGCCTCCGGGAGTTTCTCGGGAACATTTACAAGGTGCAACAGGCTATCAGAATATGAATGAGTCTTCGATGACCATCAAAACAAAATTCAGAGGACCAAGTTCTGCAAAAGGAGTCATAAAGAATGTAAATTTAGACTTACGCCGATACAAAAAAATAGAAATGTTTGTATCTGCCCAAAACCTATTAGATGTTACAAATAATCAGTTGGATGAAACCACCAAACTGTTCATACGATTCGGGTCTGATTATGCAGACAACTATTACGAGTATGAGTTGCCGCTGAAATACACACCAAGGTCAGCAACCTCGGTCAATGATATTTGGCCAGAAGAAAACTTTATATCATTATTATCAGATTATTTCATCGATGCTAAAAAACTTAGAGATACCGAAAACTTTGTCAATAATCAACGTTTTGCTTACACGGTAGATGAGACAAATCCTAACAAGATTATTTATGTAAAAGGTCGTCCGACTTTAGGAAATGTTTCCTCTTTGATGATTGGTTTACGTTCGGTCGGAGGAGCAGCTGAAAAAGAAGTTCTTGTTTGGGTAAACGAATTGCGTTTGAGTGATATCGACAACAAAGGAGGTTATGCGGCCAATGCAAGTCTTACCTTCAATTTGGGTGATTTTGCCAATGTACAATTGGCTGGTCGTGTATTGTCCAATGGTTTCGGAGCAGTTGATCAGGGGCCAATCGAACGCAGCCAAGAAGATATCAAAGAATATTCGGTAAATGTAGATGCAAAGTTGGATAAATTGATGCCCAAGAAATGGAATATGGAAGTGCCGTTTAACTTTACCATGACGGAAAGTTTTATCGACCCGAAATACAATCCTTTGGATAATGATATTTTGATGAATGAAGCACCGAACAAAAAAGAGTTAGCCAAAACGGTTCGTCAATATACTCGATACAAGAGTTATTCTTTTAGCAACATTAGAAAGATACGTAACCCGAACAGTCGTCAACCGCACCGATTCTACGATCCATCGAACTTTGCTTTGTCTTTTTCGTATGCAGACGAATATTACCGAGATATTTATACCAAATACAATATCAACCAGAACTTGCGAGCTTCGTTGAACTATAACTACGGATTCCGATTTAAGTCGATAGAGCCATTCAAGAGTTGGCATGCAGTGCACGACACGGCAAAATCGGCGAAGTATTTACGATTTATCAAAGAGTTCAATCTCAATCCTGTCCCAACTCGTTTCTCTTTCCGTACCGATATTAATCGTACCTATACCGAGAATCAGTACCGGGATCTAAGCTCTTATACCGGAGGAAATAGCTTGTTGATGCCTGCAATGTACAGTAGTAATTTCTTATTCGGCTGGCAGTATAATCTTGGGTTTGATCTTACTCGCTCGTTGCGTGTAGATCTCACTTCTTCTACACAAACCCTGAATGATGGAACGGCTTTTTACAAATTAGATCAAAACCTAATCTGGCAAAATTTGTTCTCGGTAGGTAGACCTGTCAATTATGATCAACAATTGCAAGTGAACTATAAGTTACCATTCCGTTTCTTGCCGTATGCCAATTGGGTGAATATGGAATTTGGTTTCACCTCATCCTATAATTGGCGTGCATACTCTAGAGGTATGAGTATATTCGAAGATGAAAATGGTCGAATGAGAAATTTAGGAAATGGTACAGCACAAAACTCGAATACAATTACATTATTAGGAGATTTCGATTTCCAGAAGTTCTATCCAGAGTTCAAAGGTTATCGCCAATACGACTCGATAAGAAAAGGTAGACAAAGCGAAATAGATTCTATCAACAATGCCAATGCAGAACGAGCAAACTCTAAGTTCAGACGTCGACTCAATAACCAAAAATTCAAATTCAAAAATCAATATCGAATGAAAGATATTGCTTGGATGGTTTTAGGATCATTGAAGAAATCACAATTCAATTATAGCCAAAATAACGGAGCCGTAGTTCCAGGTTTATATGGCGAACCAGGCTTCTTCGGTATGGCGTCTGGTATGCCAGGCTTCGGGTTTGTGTACGGAACCGATTTCGATATCAAACGTACATTTGTAGAGCGAGGTTATATTACCAATGACGAGTTGATGTTAGAGCCGTATCAGATAATGAAGTCGAGTAATTTTACAGCAACAGCACTCATCGAACCGATGCCAGACTTCCGTATAGATTTAGATGTTAAACGCAACAAAGATTACCGAAACTATCATTCAGGCTTCAATCTTTTAGGTAACCAATACAATGGGTTTATCAACGAGATGGCGAACCTTAATATTAGTAATATCAGCGTACGAACTGCTTTTACCAATCGAGACGAAATGTACCAAAATTTCCGTACTAATGTAGTGGTTATCGGATCTGGTGAAAACGAAGAATCTTTTTCTAGGTATGATGTAATCTTACCAGCATTTGTTTCTGCAATAGAAGGAAAATCGGCCAAAAAACAAAGCAAAGATTGGAACCGAAAAATCCCAGCTCCTAATTGGCGAATTGCGTACACAGGACTTACCAATATGCCTATTATCAGTAAATGGTTCGATCAGGTAGAAATTACACATAGCTACTTATCATCCTATACAGTATCCGGAGTACAATCGAATATTTTCTACAATAATCCGAGCGTACATTTACCATCGGCCAATAGTAATTCTCCATATTTGTTTACCTCGGTAGCAATGGTAGAAGCTTTCAATCCACTAGTAGGTGTAGATGTAACTTTGCGAAACAATTTTCAGTTTAGAGCACAATATAACCGCGATCGTTTGCTGCAGCTTAATTTTGATAGTTATACCATAAATGAAGACTACGGAAACGAAATTATCGCTGGTTTTGGATATATTTTTAAAGATCTAAAATTCAAGATGCGTTACCAAGGCAGAACCAAAACTGTACGAGGAGATTTGAATATTCGTGGTGACTTTTCGGTAAGAGATAACGAAAGTAGATTGCGTAAGTTCAGTTTCGGAAACGAAGATTCGCAAATTGTTGGTGGACAGAAAATTATGAAATTTATGTTCTCGGCAGATTATAACTTAAGTCAAAACTTAAACATCAAATTCTATTGGGACCAGAATATTTCGAAGTATAAGCTTTCTACTGCTTATCCAATTTCTACAATTCGTACAGGATTAAGTGCTACCTTTACCTTCGGAAATTAA
- the ruvA gene encoding Holliday junction branch migration protein RuvA has protein sequence MITQLRGRLVEVHPSYAVVDCNGVGYWVNISLNTYSSLVIDEVITLYTQQIIRDDAHLLYGFNTIEERSIFQKLISVNGVGPASAMMMLSTLSPKEIQTAIYTEDAKLLQSVKGIGAKTAQRIIIDLKDKLEEINLEDVNSLPHKNKTRIEALSALEVLGIPRKVAEKTIDQVLDKNADATVETLVKETLKKL, from the coding sequence ATGATAACACAACTTAGAGGGCGACTTGTAGAAGTTCATCCTTCGTACGCAGTTGTTGATTGTAATGGAGTTGGTTATTGGGTAAACATATCCCTAAACACATATTCTAGCTTGGTAATTGATGAAGTGATTACCCTCTATACACAACAAATAATTCGTGATGATGCACATCTATTATACGGTTTCAACACCATAGAAGAACGGTCTATTTTCCAGAAGCTGATTAGTGTAAACGGAGTAGGGCCTGCTTCTGCAATGATGATGCTATCGACTTTGTCACCTAAAGAAATACAAACCGCAATCTACACAGAAGATGCAAAGTTGTTACAAAGTGTTAAAGGGATTGGAGCCAAAACTGCCCAAAGAATTATTATAGATCTGAAAGATAAGCTAGAAGAAATCAACCTAGAAGATGTTAATTCTTTACCTCACAAAAATAAAACACGCATAGAAGCGTTATCAGCATTAGAAGTTTTAGGAATTCCGCGTAAGGTGGCCGAAAAAACTATCGATCAAGTATTAGACAAAAATGCGGATGCAACTGTAGAAACTTTAGTAAAAGAAACCCTAAAAAAACTTTGA
- a CDS encoding sulfite exporter TauE/SafE family protein: MAQTLILLALGLGFATSLHCVGMCGPIALSIGLSAKNKLKFTLKNLTYQFGRVTTYTILGLILGLIGEGFSFVGFQNYLSIAIGVLMIIMVLIPKFFDNQSINAKPLQAILLKVKVGLGRYLRRQDFSSLYTTGLLNGLLPCGAVYAALTAAIGVGSFEQSTLFMFFFGLGTIPLMFLTVMFGNFISLEWRQKILKILPIIILVLGILFILRGLELNIPYISPSKEVLQIDAAEYCQ; encoded by the coding sequence ATGGCACAAACATTAATCCTCTTAGCACTCGGATTAGGTTTTGCCACAAGCCTACATTGTGTTGGCATGTGTGGTCCGATTGCTCTATCGATTGGTTTGAGTGCTAAAAATAAATTAAAATTTACGCTAAAAAATCTCACCTATCAATTCGGGCGTGTAACAACCTATACGATTTTGGGGCTTATACTTGGATTGATAGGCGAGGGATTTAGCTTTGTAGGATTCCAAAATTATCTAAGTATTGCAATCGGTGTATTGATGATTATTATGGTGTTGATTCCCAAGTTTTTCGATAATCAGAGCATCAATGCAAAGCCTTTGCAGGCCATCTTGCTAAAAGTAAAAGTTGGTCTTGGTCGTTATTTGAGAAGACAAGATTTCTCGTCACTTTATACTACCGGATTACTCAATGGCTTATTGCCCTGCGGAGCAGTATATGCCGCACTTACTGCAGCCATCGGTGTGGGCTCTTTTGAGCAAAGTACACTGTTTATGTTCTTTTTCGGGTTAGGAACAATTCCATTGATGTTTCTTACGGTCATGTTTGGGAATTTTATCAGCTTAGAGTGGCGTCAAAAAATCCTGAAAATCTTACCTATTATCATCCTAGTTTTAGGTATATTGTTTATTCTACGAGGATTAGAGCTCAATATTCCTTATATTTCTCCGAGCAAAGAAGTCTTACAAATTGATGCGGCAGAGTATTGCCAATAA
- a CDS encoding FixH family protein, with protein MKFKFTWAHGVAVALGMFMIFILSLLFFAGDVGELVTDNYYEKSLTFEKDIEAESRANLLAKHPQIVEQANGFKLIFPEDFTVTGGTVYLLRPNNQELDYLKPLKLNERKEMLISSVNLVPGEYDLALSWEMNGKKYLLKKPLRWHKH; from the coding sequence ATGAAGTTTAAATTTACATGGGCACACGGTGTTGCCGTTGCCCTTGGTATGTTCATGATTTTTATCTTAAGTTTACTATTTTTTGCTGGTGATGTTGGCGAATTAGTAACCGATAATTATTACGAAAAATCTTTAACATTTGAGAAGGATATCGAAGCTGAATCACGAGCGAATCTTTTAGCAAAACATCCACAAATTGTAGAGCAAGCCAACGGTTTCAAGCTAATTTTCCCAGAAGATTTTACTGTTACCGGGGGTACTGTTTATCTTTTGCGTCCAAATAATCAAGAGCTAGATTATCTTAAACCACTAAAACTAAACGAAAGAAAAGAAATGCTAATATCCTCAGTAAATTTGGTTCCAGGCGAATACGATTTGGCCCTATCATGGGAAATGAACGGCAAAAAGTATTTGTTGAAAAAACCACTTAGATGGCACAAACATTAA